The following DNA comes from Pseudomonas triticicola.
GCGCTTGTAGTTCATAATGGCCGCCGTGGTTTTGCGGGGAGATGAAGAATTGTTAACTGGACGCTGGTGGGGGCCTGTGATGTTGGCGGTGGCAATCGGCGGCTGCGGCAGCGGCGATTCCCTGGAACAGGTCGGTGGCTCGACCATGGGCAGCACTTGGTCGGTCAAATACGTACGCCACGCCGGGGTCGCCGATCCTGCGCGGGTGCGCGGCGAAGTGCAGGCCATCCTCGGCGAAGTCGATCAGCAGCTGTCGACTTACCGAAGTGACTCCGCCATCCAGCGTTTCAACGCCTTGCCCGCCGATAGCTGCCAAGCCATGCCGGCAGCGGTGCTCGAATTGGTCCGCATCGGCGAACAGCTTTCAACGCAAAGCGAAGGCTCCTACGACCTGACCGTGGAACCGCTGCTGGACCTCTGGGGATTCGGCCCGCAAGGACGCGAAGAAAAGATCCCTGATGCGGCCGCTGTGGCCGAGGTCATGCAGCGAGTCGGTCATCAGCATCTGCGCATCGACGGCGAGCAGTTGTGCAAGGACGCCGCCGTCGAAGTCGACTTCAACAGTATTGCCGCCGGTTACGCCGTGGATGCCATCGCCGCCAGATTGCAGGGCATGGGCATCGACAATTATCTGGTCGAAGCCACGGGCGAACTCAAAGCCCGCGGCAAGAAGCCGGATGGTTCAGCGTGGCGCATCGCTCTCGAAGAGCCTCGCGATGACCAGCAAGTGGCGGAGCGGATTATCGATGTCGATGGCTACGGCGTGTCCACCTCCGGCGACTACCGCCACTATTTTCTGCAGGACGGTCGGCGTTATTCCCACACCTTCGATGCACGCAGCGGGCGACCTGTCCTACACGACCTGGCGTCAGTCACGGTGATTCATCCTTCAGCGTTGATGGCCGATGGACTATCGACGCTGTTGCTGATTCTCGGGCCGGAAAGGGCGCGGGAGTATGCCCAAGAGCATGACATTGCTGCATTCTTTGTCCTGCGTGCCGATACAGGTTTCGTCACCCGCAGCAGTCAGGCATTTGCGCAGCTTGTCGGTGAAAAAAACTGACCGAAGACAAGACGAAAGCTGGCGTTGTAGTGCAGGCAAAAGTAGCCTACGACGCGACCAAGGGTTAATGTGCGCGGCGTTGACGCTTCTATAGACTGTGTCCGGGTTCTTCACTGGCCCCCAATTGTTCCTTCGCGCCGCCGTTCGGCGTGATTTAGCCGCCGGTGCTGCTGGCACCGCGGCCTGTTCTGAGGAGTACGCATGGCTGTCTACAACTACGACGTGGTGGTACTGGGTTCCGGCCCGGCGGGAGAAGGCGCGGCAATGAACGCCGCCAAAGCGGGGCGCAAGGTGGCGATGGTCGACAGCCGTCGCCAGGTCGGCGGCAACTGCACCCACCTCGGCACCATCCCGTCCAAGGCACTGCGTCACTCGGTGCGGCAGATCATGCAGTTCAACACCAACCCGATGTTCCGCGCGATCGGCGAGCCACGCTGGTTCTCCTTCCCGGACGTGTTGAAAAGCGCCGAAAAAGTCATTTCCAAGCAAGTCGCATCGCGCACCGGCTACTACGCCCGTAACCGCGTCGACGTGTTCTTCGGCACCGGCAGCTTCGCCGACGAGCAAACCATCGAAGTGGTCTGCGGCAACGGTGTGGTGGAAAAACTGGTGGCCAAGCACATCATCATCGCCACCGGTTCGCGTCCGTATCGCCCGGCGGACATCGATTTCCACCACCCGCGTATCTACGATAGCGACACCATCCTCAGCCTCGGCCACACCCCGCGCAAACTGATCGTTTACGGCGCTGGTGTGATCGGTTGCGAATACGCGTCGATCTTCAGTGGTCTGGGTGTGCTGGTCGAACTGGTCGACAACCGTGGCCAGTTGCTGAGCTTCCTCGACTCGGAAATTTCCCAGGCGCTGAGCTACCACTTCAGCAACAACAACATCACCGTGCGTCACAACGAAGAGTACGACCGCGTCGAAGGCGTGGACAACGGCGTGATCCTGCACCTGAAATCCGGCAAGAAGATCAAGGCCGACGCCTTGCTCTGGTGCAACGGCCGTACCGGCAACACCGACACGCTGGGTCTGGAAAACATCGGGGTCAAGGTCAACAGCCGTGGCCAGATCGAAGTCGACCAGAACTACCGCACTTGCGTGGAAAACATCTACGGTGCCGGTGACGTGATCGGCTGGCCAAGCCTGGCCAGTGCCGCCCACGATCAGGGTCGTTCGGCTGCTGGCAGCATCGTCGACAATGGCAGCTGGCGCTTCGTCAATGACGTGCCGACCGGCATCTACACCATTCCGGAGATCAGCTCGATCGGCAAGAACGAGCAGGAGCTGACCCAAGCGAAAGTGCCGTACGAAGTCGGCAAGGCGTTCTTCAAGAGCATGGCGCGCGCGCAGATTGCCGGTGAGCCGCAGGGCATGCTGAAGATCCTCTTCCACCGCGAAACGCTGGAAGTGCTCGGCGTGCACTGCTTCGGTTATCAGGCGTCGGAGATCGTGCACATCGGTCAGGCGATCATGAACCAGCCGGGCGAGCTGAACACCCTGAAGTATTTC
Coding sequences within:
- a CDS encoding FAD:protein FMN transferase — protein: MLAVAIGGCGSGDSLEQVGGSTMGSTWSVKYVRHAGVADPARVRGEVQAILGEVDQQLSTYRSDSAIQRFNALPADSCQAMPAAVLELVRIGEQLSTQSEGSYDLTVEPLLDLWGFGPQGREEKIPDAAAVAEVMQRVGHQHLRIDGEQLCKDAAVEVDFNSIAAGYAVDAIAARLQGMGIDNYLVEATGELKARGKKPDGSAWRIALEEPRDDQQVAERIIDVDGYGVSTSGDYRHYFLQDGRRYSHTFDARSGRPVLHDLASVTVIHPSALMADGLSTLLLILGPERAREYAQEHDIAAFFVLRADTGFVTRSSQAFAQLVGEKN
- the sthA gene encoding Si-specific NAD(P)(+) transhydrogenase, which codes for MAVYNYDVVVLGSGPAGEGAAMNAAKAGRKVAMVDSRRQVGGNCTHLGTIPSKALRHSVRQIMQFNTNPMFRAIGEPRWFSFPDVLKSAEKVISKQVASRTGYYARNRVDVFFGTGSFADEQTIEVVCGNGVVEKLVAKHIIIATGSRPYRPADIDFHHPRIYDSDTILSLGHTPRKLIVYGAGVIGCEYASIFSGLGVLVELVDNRGQLLSFLDSEISQALSYHFSNNNITVRHNEEYDRVEGVDNGVILHLKSGKKIKADALLWCNGRTGNTDTLGLENIGVKVNSRGQIEVDQNYRTCVENIYGAGDVIGWPSLASAAHDQGRSAAGSIVDNGSWRFVNDVPTGIYTIPEISSIGKNEQELTQAKVPYEVGKAFFKSMARAQIAGEPQGMLKILFHRETLEVLGVHCFGYQASEIVHIGQAIMNQPGELNTLKYFVNTTFNYPTMAEAYRVAAYDGLNRLF